From Geomonas agri, one genomic window encodes:
- the kdpB gene encoding potassium-transporting ATPase subunit KdpB: MSKHAPEPISMFDLRIMKPALLESIKKLDPRGLWRNPVMFCVEIASVITLVTFVMSLTGANKEPAWFTGLVSIWLWLTVLFSTFAEALAEGRGKARAASLRKSRTEVTAKRLKIPEFGTPHETVPAQSLRKDDYILVEAHEMIAGDGDVVAGAALVNEAAVTGESAPVVRESGGDRSAVTGGTEVIANSIIVRITANPGETFLDRMISLIEGAKRRKTPNEIALEVLLIALTLVFLLVCANISPLSVYSVKAAGQGTPVSLTVLVALFVCLAPTTIAALLPAIGIAGMDRLFQKNVIALSGRAIEAAGDVNVLLLDKTGTITLGNREAVEFVPVAGHTEMELAEAALFASLTDETPEGRSIVVLARKKFDLKMESLPPDARTIAFSAETRLSGVDTLGRKYRKGASDSAISFVRSMGASTIPSNLVDVVDRIARAGATPLVVCSDAEIMGVINLKDIIKGGIQERFQQLRSMGIKTVMITGDNPLTAAAIAAEAQVDDFLAQAKPEDKLRLIKENQEQGYMVAMTGDGTNDAPALAQADVAVAMNTGTQPAREAANIIDLDSNPTKLLDIVEVGKQILMTRGNLTTFSISNDVAKYFAIIPAMMLSIYPQLNVLNVMHLSSPFSAILSAVIFNAIIIPILVPLALKGTKFRPMPAEKLLIHNLLIYGLGGIIAPFIGIKAIDMAVSLFA; this comes from the coding sequence ATGTCGAAACACGCACCCGAACCGATATCCATGTTCGATCTGCGCATCATGAAGCCTGCGCTGCTGGAATCAATAAAAAAACTTGACCCGAGGGGGTTGTGGCGTAACCCGGTGATGTTCTGCGTCGAGATCGCAAGCGTCATCACCCTGGTCACCTTCGTCATGTCGCTCACCGGCGCCAACAAGGAGCCGGCGTGGTTCACGGGCCTCGTCTCCATCTGGCTCTGGCTCACGGTGCTCTTTTCCACCTTCGCCGAGGCGCTTGCGGAAGGGCGCGGCAAGGCGCGCGCCGCGTCTCTCAGGAAAAGTCGCACCGAGGTGACGGCGAAGCGGCTGAAAATACCCGAATTCGGGACGCCCCACGAGACGGTTCCGGCGCAATCGCTCAGAAAAGACGATTACATACTCGTCGAGGCCCACGAGATGATTGCCGGGGACGGCGACGTCGTGGCCGGAGCGGCACTGGTCAACGAGGCGGCGGTCACCGGCGAGTCGGCTCCGGTGGTGCGGGAGTCCGGCGGCGACCGCAGCGCTGTCACCGGCGGCACCGAGGTCATCGCCAACTCCATCATCGTCAGAATCACCGCCAACCCGGGCGAAACCTTCCTGGACCGCATGATCTCCCTCATCGAGGGGGCCAAACGGAGAAAGACCCCCAACGAGATCGCCCTGGAAGTGCTGCTCATCGCGCTCACCTTGGTGTTCCTTCTGGTCTGCGCCAACATAAGTCCGCTTTCCGTCTACTCTGTCAAGGCAGCGGGACAGGGAACGCCGGTGTCGCTCACCGTGCTGGTCGCCCTGTTCGTCTGCCTGGCGCCGACCACCATCGCCGCGCTGCTGCCGGCCATCGGCATCGCCGGCATGGACCGGCTCTTCCAGAAAAACGTGATCGCTCTCTCCGGGCGCGCCATCGAAGCGGCGGGTGACGTCAACGTGCTCCTGCTTGACAAGACCGGCACCATCACGCTGGGCAACCGCGAAGCGGTGGAGTTCGTACCGGTGGCTGGGCACACCGAGATGGAACTGGCCGAGGCGGCGCTCTTCGCGTCGCTCACCGACGAGACCCCGGAGGGGAGAAGCATCGTCGTACTGGCCAGGAAGAAGTTCGACCTGAAAATGGAATCCCTCCCCCCCGATGCCCGTACCATCGCCTTCAGCGCCGAGACGCGCCTGTCGGGTGTCGACACCCTCGGCAGGAAATACCGCAAGGGGGCCTCTGACTCCGCCATCTCCTTCGTCAGGAGCATGGGCGCCAGCACCATTCCCTCCAACCTTGTGGACGTGGTGGACAGGATCGCCCGTGCCGGGGCGACGCCGCTCGTGGTTTGCAGCGATGCGGAGATCATGGGCGTCATCAACCTCAAGGACATCATAAAGGGAGGGATCCAGGAGCGCTTCCAGCAGTTGCGCAGCATGGGCATCAAGACGGTGATGATCACCGGCGATAACCCGCTCACCGCCGCGGCCATAGCGGCTGAAGCGCAAGTGGACGACTTCCTGGCCCAGGCGAAACCCGAGGACAAACTGCGCCTGATCAAGGAGAACCAGGAGCAAGGTTACATGGTGGCCATGACCGGCGACGGCACCAACGACGCCCCGGCGCTTGCCCAGGCGGACGTCGCGGTCGCCATGAACACCGGCACCCAGCCCGCTCGCGAGGCGGCCAACATCATCGACCTCGACTCGAACCCGACCAAGCTCCTGGATATCGTCGAGGTGGGCAAGCAGATCCTGATGACCAGGGGGAACCTGACCACCTTCAGCATCTCCAACGACGTGGCCAAGTACTTCGCCATCATCCCGGCCATGATGCTGTCGATCTACCCGCAGTTGAACGTACTGAACGTGATGCACCTGTCCAGCCCCTTCAGCGCCATACTGTCGGCCGTGATCTTCAACGCGATCATCATACCGATCCTGGTGCCGCTGGCGCTCAAAGGGACCAAGTTCCGTCCCATGCCTGCCGAGAAGCTATTGATCCACAACCTGCTCATCTACGGCCTGGGCGGAATCATAGCGCCGTTTATCGGCATCAAGGCCATAGACATGGCAGTGTCACTGTTTGCGTGA
- the kdpC gene encoding potassium-transporting ATPase subunit KdpC has protein sequence MKELRPALLMFLLFTVICGGIYPALVTGIAYALFPRQAQGSIITDQNHREIGSALIGQPFSNARYVWPRPSATADFGYNPMASGGSNSGPTNPDYLKTVSERVKTLHDAGAAGGIPSGLVQASGSGLDPDLAPEAAMVQVARIAKARGMATHLVERLVTDHTKGRQLGFLGEPRVNVLELNLALDNQESR, from the coding sequence ATGAAAGAATTGCGACCAGCGTTACTGATGTTCCTACTGTTCACCGTCATCTGCGGCGGGATCTATCCGGCCCTAGTCACCGGCATTGCCTATGCGCTCTTCCCACGACAGGCGCAGGGAAGCATCATCACGGACCAGAACCACCGCGAGATAGGCTCCGCACTGATCGGCCAACCCTTCTCCAACGCCAGGTATGTCTGGCCCCGCCCTTCTGCCACGGCGGACTTCGGCTACAACCCGATGGCGTCGGGCGGATCCAACTCCGGTCCCACCAACCCCGACTACCTGAAGACGGTTTCCGAGAGGGTCAAGACCTTGCACGATGCGGGTGCCGCGGGGGGCATCCCGTCCGGGTTGGTGCAGGCCTCGGGCAGCGGGCTGGACCCGGACCTCGCTCCGGAGGCGGCCATGGTGCAGGTGGCGCGCATCGCGAAAGCGCGCGGCATGGCGACGCACCTGGTCGAGAGGCTCGTCACCGACCACACCAAGGGCCGTCAGCTCGGTTTCCTGGGAGAGCCGCGGGTGAACGTACTGGAACTGAACCTGGCGCTGGATAACCAAGAGAGCAGGTAA